From one Zhongshania sp. R06B22 genomic stretch:
- a CDS encoding acyl-CoA dehydrogenase, with translation MTGLFAFLAIIIVTAVIFSLRLSRRSGCIAFAGAWLLAGLCSDFFVHPLALLALLLVLAVIIVDSLRIRFVSSPAMVALKKMMPPMSSTEREALDAGTTWWEKDLFSGHPDWSKFEKIALSTLSESEQAFLDNETAELCAMLDEWQIHHHDKDLSPEVWQFIKDNGFLGLIIPKEYGGLEFTPYAQSRVVSKIASRSAVAAVSVMVPNSLGPGELLMKYGTAEQKDFWLARLAKGEELPCFGLTGPEAGSDAGAIPDTGVVCEQEFKGEKVLGVKLNFSKRWITLAPIATVVGLAFRLSDPDGLIGDEIERGISCALVPADLAGMEIGRRHYPGSAFMNGPITGVDVFIPMSMLIGGQAYIGQGWMMLVECLGAGRGISLPALSTAGGEMSYLLVGAFARIRRQFGIPVGKFEGVQEASAEIAGGAYMLEAYRALVTRALADGAPSVLTAMAKYHATENMRVLVNHSMDILGGRAIQMGPRNFMALLYQTVPIAITVEGANILTRSMIIFGQGAMRCHPYLADELEALSDESDGAVERFDGLLSNHLAHTAGVFSRGFLLGLTAGKFTKLACGNSELSTRWYPKIDRYSAVFAATADFALLLLGGDLKRRELLSARLGDIHSQLVIACAILKFHDHQAPSEANTLHAEFALKRSFSDLNKALLGFYRNMPQRWMGRVLQTVFFPWGVPNFEVSDNDIRGLGEMIMKPNSVRSMFAEAVYMSADDQDAQGRIHCAFQLLTEIDKDYNQFLEYEHRGRLPGETMAEKLQLGVSQGLFSEEQAARLAEYDERRYDCLLTDAFDAQLNNVDVRPVRPKSLER, from the coding sequence ATGACTGGCCTATTCGCATTTCTTGCAATCATTATCGTCACCGCCGTTATTTTTTCATTGCGTTTGTCCCGTCGCAGCGGCTGTATCGCTTTTGCCGGAGCCTGGTTATTGGCAGGCTTGTGCAGCGACTTCTTTGTTCACCCCTTGGCACTGCTGGCATTGTTACTGGTATTGGCAGTGATTATTGTCGACAGTTTACGTATTCGGTTTGTTAGTTCGCCAGCGATGGTGGCCTTAAAGAAAATGATGCCGCCCATGAGCAGCACTGAGCGCGAGGCACTTGACGCCGGCACCACGTGGTGGGAAAAGGATCTATTTTCTGGCCATCCCGACTGGTCTAAATTTGAGAAAATAGCCCTTTCAACCCTAAGCGAATCCGAACAAGCTTTTCTGGACAATGAAACTGCAGAGCTGTGCGCTATGCTCGACGAGTGGCAAATCCACCACCACGATAAAGACCTCAGTCCAGAGGTTTGGCAGTTCATCAAAGATAATGGCTTCTTGGGGCTGATTATTCCCAAGGAATACGGGGGGCTCGAATTTACGCCTTATGCCCAAAGTCGCGTGGTCAGCAAAATTGCCAGTCGCTCAGCGGTGGCGGCAGTGAGTGTGATGGTACCGAACTCACTGGGGCCGGGTGAATTGCTAATGAAGTACGGCACCGCTGAGCAAAAAGATTTTTGGCTGGCGCGCTTGGCGAAAGGCGAAGAATTACCCTGTTTTGGCTTAACCGGCCCAGAAGCGGGCTCAGATGCTGGCGCGATTCCGGACACCGGTGTGGTGTGCGAGCAGGAGTTCAAGGGTGAGAAGGTCTTGGGCGTAAAGCTTAATTTTTCTAAGCGTTGGATCACCCTTGCACCGATCGCAACGGTGGTGGGCTTGGCGTTTCGGCTGAGTGACCCAGACGGCCTAATTGGCGATGAGATTGAACGTGGCATTAGCTGCGCCTTAGTCCCTGCGGATTTGGCGGGGATGGAAATTGGCCGCCGCCACTATCCCGGTTCGGCCTTTATGAATGGCCCCATCACGGGGGTGGATGTATTTATTCCCATGTCGATGTTAATCGGCGGGCAAGCATATATTGGTCAGGGTTGGATGATGTTGGTGGAATGTTTGGGTGCTGGGCGAGGTATTTCTCTGCCCGCGCTATCCACCGCCGGTGGTGAAATGAGCTACTTACTGGTTGGCGCTTTTGCCCGGATTCGTCGCCAATTCGGGATTCCGGTGGGTAAGTTTGAAGGCGTTCAAGAAGCTAGCGCGGAGATTGCTGGCGGCGCCTATATGTTGGAAGCTTACCGCGCTCTCGTCACCCGGGCCTTGGCGGATGGTGCGCCGTCAGTGTTGACGGCAATGGCCAAATATCACGCCACAGAGAATATGCGTGTTCTTGTTAATCACAGCATGGATATTCTGGGTGGCCGCGCTATTCAAATGGGCCCACGTAACTTTATGGCCTTGTTGTACCAGACGGTTCCCATTGCGATCACCGTGGAGGGGGCCAATATTCTCACCCGATCGATGATTATATTTGGCCAGGGCGCAATGCGCTGCCACCCCTATTTGGCGGATGAATTAGAAGCCTTGTCCGACGAAAGCGACGGTGCAGTGGAACGGTTTGATGGCTTGTTGAGCAACCATCTAGCGCATACCGCTGGGGTTTTTAGTCGCGGCTTTCTGCTGGGTTTAACGGCCGGAAAATTTACTAAGTTAGCATGCGGAAACAGCGAGCTGTCGACGCGTTGGTATCCAAAGATTGATCGCTACAGCGCAGTTTTTGCCGCCACGGCTGACTTTGCCTTGCTGCTGCTTGGCGGTGATCTCAAGCGTCGAGAGCTGCTCTCTGCACGCTTAGGGGATATCCACAGTCAACTTGTTATCGCCTGCGCTATTTTGAAGTTCCACGATCATCAAGCCCCTAGCGAAGCAAATACACTGCACGCAGAGTTTGCCTTAAAACGCAGCTTTTCCGACTTGAATAAGGCCTTGTTAGGTTTTTATCGAAACATGCCGCAGCGGTGGATGGGTCGGGTATTACAGACAGTATTTTTCCCTTGGGGCGTGCCAAATTTTGAGGTGTCAGATAATGATATTCGCGGTTTGGGCGAGATGATAATGAAGCCTAACTCGGTGCGTAGCATGTTCGCTGAGGCGGTATATATGAGTGCCGACGATCAGGATGCACAAGGGCGTATTCATTGCGCTTTTCAATTGCTAACGGAAATTGACAAGGACTATAACCAGTTTCTTGAATACGAGCATCGTGGCCGTTTACCCGGAGAGACCATGGCTGAAAAATTACAGCTAGGGGTTAGCCAAGGCTTATTCAGTGAGGAGCAGGCTGCGCGCTTAGCTGAGTACGATGAGCGTCGCTACGACTGTTTACTGACGGATGCCTTTGATGCCCAGTTGAATAATGTGGATGTGCGACCTGTTCGGCCAAAGTCATTGGAGCGGTAG
- a CDS encoding putative signal transducing protein produces MKKIFTDQNLMMVVHVQNLLATAGVSAELRNVYAGGASGSLAFTDVWPDLWIDAQSVARAEALLIQMRSQSESVWTCSACDEENASSFDYCWQCGEASPEIVID; encoded by the coding sequence GTGAAGAAGATATTTACTGACCAAAATTTGATGATGGTTGTGCATGTGCAAAATTTATTGGCGACCGCTGGGGTGTCTGCTGAGCTGAGAAATGTCTATGCTGGCGGTGCATCTGGTAGCTTGGCGTTTACCGATGTTTGGCCGGACCTGTGGATTGATGCACAGAGCGTGGCGCGGGCAGAGGCATTATTGATACAGATGCGCAGCCAGTCGGAATCGGTATGGACGTGTTCGGCTTGTGATGAAGAGAATGCTTCGAGTTTCGATTATTGCTGGCAGTGCGGTGAGGCCTCGCCGGAAATAGTGATTGATTAG
- the ilvD gene encoding dihydroxy-acid dehydratase — protein MPVYRSKTTTAGRNMAGARALWRATGMTDGDFDKPIIAVVNSFTQFVPGHVHLKDMGQLVAREIEAAGGVAKEFNTIAVDDGIAMGHDGMLYSLPSRDIIADSVEYMVNAHCADAMVCISNCDKITPGMLMAALRLNIPVVFVSGGPMEAGKTKLSEHKLDLVDAMVIAVDDTASDEKVAEYERSACPTCGSCSGMFTANSMNCLTEALGLSLPGNGSMLATHADRKKLFLEAGRRIVEITKRYYEEDDETMLPRNIASYGAFKNAMTLDIAMGGSTNTILHLLAAAQEAELDFTLKDIDELSREVPQLCKVAPNTPLYHMEDVHRAGGVFAILGELDRAGLIDVSLPTVHASTMGAALAQWDIMTTDNEAVKNFFKAGPAGIPTQTAFSQDTRWTSLDADRDNGCIRNLEHAFSTEGGLAVLHGNIAEDGCVVKTSGVDESILVFEGPAHICESQEGAVDDILNDRVKAGDVVIIRYEGPKGGPGMQEMLYPTSYIKSKDLGKVCALLTDGRFSGGTSGLSIGHASPEAAAGGAIGLVVQGDIIRIDIPNRSINVLIDESELNKRRKAMDAKGAEAWKPLNERPRKVSAALKAYAKMATSADKGAVRDISQL, from the coding sequence ATGCCTGTTTATCGTTCAAAAACCACCACCGCCGGCCGCAATATGGCGGGCGCCCGCGCTTTGTGGCGCGCAACCGGCATGACCGACGGCGATTTTGATAAGCCTATTATTGCGGTGGTTAACTCCTTTACGCAATTCGTTCCCGGCCACGTCCACCTCAAAGATATGGGCCAATTAGTGGCCCGTGAAATCGAAGCCGCAGGTGGCGTTGCCAAAGAATTCAATACCATAGCAGTGGATGACGGTATCGCCATGGGCCATGACGGCATGCTTTACAGCCTGCCCAGCCGCGATATCATCGCCGACTCAGTGGAATACATGGTCAATGCCCACTGCGCCGATGCCATGGTGTGTATCTCGAATTGCGACAAAATCACCCCAGGTATGTTGATGGCTGCGCTACGCCTAAATATCCCCGTGGTATTCGTGTCTGGCGGCCCCATGGAGGCAGGCAAGACCAAGCTGTCTGAACATAAACTCGACTTGGTCGATGCTATGGTCATTGCGGTAGACGACACGGCATCCGACGAAAAAGTCGCTGAATACGAACGTTCTGCCTGCCCAACCTGCGGCTCTTGCTCTGGTATGTTCACCGCCAACTCGATGAACTGTCTAACCGAAGCCCTCGGTCTGTCGCTGCCCGGCAACGGCTCTATGCTGGCCACCCATGCCGATCGCAAAAAATTGTTCTTGGAAGCTGGTCGCCGCATTGTAGAGATTACCAAACGCTACTATGAAGAAGACGACGAGACGATGCTGCCACGCAACATTGCCTCCTACGGCGCCTTTAAAAACGCGATGACGCTGGATATCGCCATGGGCGGGTCCACCAATACCATCTTGCATTTATTAGCCGCCGCGCAAGAAGCTGAGCTGGATTTCACCCTTAAAGACATCGACGAGCTATCTCGTGAAGTACCACAGCTGTGCAAGGTCGCGCCGAATACCCCGCTCTACCACATGGAAGACGTGCATAGAGCCGGTGGTGTCTTCGCTATTCTTGGCGAGCTTGACCGCGCTGGCTTAATTGACGTCAGTCTACCCACAGTTCACGCCAGCACGATGGGCGCGGCACTGGCGCAGTGGGATATTATGACCACCGACAACGAGGCAGTGAAAAACTTCTTCAAGGCTGGCCCAGCAGGCATTCCAACCCAAACGGCCTTTAGTCAGGACACTCGCTGGACGTCCCTAGATGCCGACCGCGACAATGGCTGTATCCGCAACCTAGAGCATGCCTTTTCTACCGAGGGTGGTTTAGCGGTCTTGCATGGCAATATTGCCGAAGACGGCTGTGTGGTAAAAACCTCGGGCGTTGATGAAAGCATACTGGTCTTTGAAGGCCCGGCGCATATTTGCGAGAGCCAAGAAGGTGCGGTTGACGATATTCTCAACGACCGTGTTAAAGCAGGCGATGTGGTTATTATTCGTTACGAAGGCCCCAAAGGCGGCCCCGGTATGCAAGAGATGCTCTACCCTACGAGCTATATTAAATCGAAGGATTTAGGCAAAGTCTGCGCTCTGCTCACTGATGGTCGTTTCTCGGGCGGCACATCTGGCTTATCTATCGGTCACGCCTCACCAGAAGCCGCAGCCGGCGGTGCGATTGGCCTAGTAGTACAAGGGGATATTATTCGTATCGACATCCCCAATCGCAGTATTAATGTGCTGATAGACGAAAGCGAACTTAATAAGCGCAGAAAGGCGATGGACGCCAAGGGCGCCGAGGCTTGGAAGCCGCTAAATGAGCGTCCACGAAAAGTGTCAGCGGCGCTAAAAGCCTATGCCAAAATGGCCACTAGTGCCGACAAAGGCGCGGTGAGGGATATAAGCCAGCTGTAA